In Bifidobacterium actinocoloniiforme DSM 22766, a genomic segment contains:
- a CDS encoding FAD-dependent oxidoreductase has product MDAQAEHKQSATGDQDGEDAFDLVILGSGPGGYATALRSAQLGASVALVERDPVVGGTCLNRGCIPTKALVTATDAIAEAAHARQIGVHVEYRGIDYPQLNAFKQGSVDAMTGGLSQLLNQRGVSVIHGSGALIAPDAVEVSCQDGPKRRLSARNVVIATGSRPTPLAGIPFSGDVLDSDRALALERFPERPVIIGAGAVAVEFASIWQAAGAQTTLIIRRDRVLSGWERRIGSTLTRELKRQGIRVVTGSQCASINPDPQGGLAISSKPSDAAAGQGESEIIKADKALLAIGRSPNTDAPWFAEQGIELTERGLVATDPWGRTTVPGVWALGDITPGLHFAHRAFEQGIVIAEAIAGLDPEPVDEATIPQVVFSHPQAACVGYTRQQAKDSGRFTDVRETPYPMLANARMHMSGQAGALSLITARPMDAADQGIQAEPVVVGVHMVSPIATELIAEAEQLVGARTPVSQAARLVHPHPTFSETLGEAMLKADGRPLHMR; this is encoded by the coding sequence ATGGACGCACAAGCGGAGCACAAGCAGTCAGCCACTGGCGATCAGGACGGCGAGGACGCCTTCGACCTGGTCATCCTAGGGTCCGGGCCCGGCGGCTATGCCACAGCCCTGCGGTCAGCCCAGTTGGGCGCAAGCGTGGCCTTGGTCGAGCGGGACCCGGTGGTCGGCGGCACCTGCCTGAACCGAGGGTGCATCCCCACCAAGGCCCTGGTCACCGCCACCGATGCCATCGCCGAAGCTGCGCACGCCAGACAGATAGGCGTCCATGTGGAGTATCGGGGCATCGACTACCCCCAGCTCAACGCCTTCAAACAAGGCAGCGTGGATGCCATGACCGGTGGGCTGAGCCAGCTCCTGAACCAACGAGGCGTGAGCGTCATCCATGGTTCAGGCGCCCTGATCGCCCCCGACGCGGTCGAGGTCAGCTGCCAGGACGGGCCCAAACGTCGCTTGAGCGCGCGAAACGTCGTCATCGCCACCGGCTCGCGTCCCACCCCCCTGGCTGGAATCCCCTTCTCCGGCGACGTTTTGGATTCGGACCGGGCTCTGGCCCTGGAGCGTTTCCCTGAACGCCCAGTCATCATCGGTGCCGGCGCCGTGGCCGTGGAATTCGCCTCCATATGGCAGGCCGCAGGCGCCCAGACGACCCTGATTATTCGCCGGGACCGGGTCCTGTCAGGCTGGGAGCGCCGCATCGGCTCCACGCTGACCCGAGAACTCAAACGCCAGGGCATCCGGGTCGTCACAGGCTCCCAATGCGCCTCCATCAACCCGGATCCCCAAGGCGGCTTAGCCATCAGCTCCAAGCCTTCGGACGCCGCTGCCGGGCAGGGCGAGTCGGAGATCATCAAGGCCGACAAGGCCCTCCTGGCCATAGGGCGCAGCCCGAACACGGACGCCCCCTGGTTCGCCGAACAGGGCATCGAACTGACCGAGCGCGGCTTGGTCGCCACAGATCCCTGGGGACGCACCACGGTTCCCGGCGTCTGGGCCTTGGGGGACATCACCCCCGGCCTGCACTTCGCCCACCGGGCCTTCGAGCAGGGCATCGTCATCGCCGAAGCCATCGCAGGGCTGGACCCTGAACCGGTGGACGAGGCCACAATTCCTCAGGTGGTCTTCTCCCACCCCCAGGCCGCCTGCGTGGGCTACACCCGTCAACAGGCGAAGGACAGCGGTCGTTTCACGGACGTAAGGGAGACCCCCTACCCTATGCTGGCCAACGCTCGGATGCATATGAGCGGCCAAGCCGGCGCGCTCTCCCTGATCACCGCCCGACCCATGGACGCCGCCGACCAGGGGATTCAGGCCGAGCCGGTCGTCGTCGGGGTCCATATGGTCTCCCCCATAGCCACGGAGCTGATCGCCGAGGCCGAGCAGCTGGTGGGCGCCCGGACGCCTGTCAGCCAGGCCGCCCGGCTGGTCCACCCCCACCCCACCTTCAGCGAGACTCTGGGCGAAGCCATGCTCAAGGCCGATGGACGGCCCCTGCACATGCGGTAG
- a CDS encoding DUF4191 domain-containing protein, protein MARDTKKKDKKKKTGTVAQIRQIFAFTYNDDKALPWYLAAAFLLPVLVALVGCLIFKVGWLSWTLTMLLGVMLGVLLATITLTRRSDRVGYRQMDGRPGAAGAILANISKAGFSFSQDPIWIDPKTKDAIWRGCGRTGVYLVGEGDYGRVMRAMGREEDKVKRITQGSAIPIYKVSVGHGDKQVPLEKLQKAILRKKAKLTAEELNQLKARLNTLQLRQSSLNMPKGMDPTKVHVSRRALRGK, encoded by the coding sequence ATGGCGCGAGACACGAAGAAGAAGGACAAAAAAAAGAAGACCGGCACGGTTGCCCAGATTCGGCAGATTTTCGCTTTCACCTACAACGACGATAAAGCGCTGCCCTGGTATTTAGCCGCCGCTTTCCTCCTACCCGTGCTGGTCGCCCTCGTCGGCTGTCTGATTTTCAAGGTTGGCTGGCTCTCGTGGACCTTGACCATGCTCCTGGGCGTCATGCTGGGCGTTCTGCTGGCCACAATCACGCTGACCCGCCGCTCGGACCGCGTAGGGTACCGGCAAATGGATGGGCGTCCCGGCGCTGCCGGAGCCATCCTGGCCAACATCTCCAAGGCCGGTTTCTCCTTCTCCCAGGACCCCATTTGGATCGACCCCAAGACCAAGGACGCGATTTGGCGGGGCTGCGGCCGCACCGGCGTCTACCTGGTGGGCGAGGGCGACTACGGCCGGGTCATGAGGGCCATGGGCCGTGAAGAGGACAAGGTCAAGCGGATCACCCAAGGCTCGGCCATCCCGATTTACAAGGTATCCGTCGGCCACGGCGACAAGCAAGTGCCCCTGGAGAAATTGCAGAAGGCCATCCTGCGCAAAAAGGCCAAGCTGACCGCGGAGGAGCTCAACCAGCTCAAAGCCCGACTGAACACCTTGCAGTTGCGCCAATCCTCGCTGAACATGCCCAAGGGGATGGACCCGACCAAGGTCCACGTCTCGCGCAGGGCCCTGCGCGGTAAGTAA
- the glnA gene encoding type I glutamate--ammonia ligase — protein MTELKTKEDCQALIDQEGVEYVSICFTDLIGVLQHITVPASEFIDNAFTDGMAFDGSSIAGFQAINESDMKLVPDPETAYIDPFRKHKTMNVVFSIVDPVTDEPYSRDPRQTASKAEAYLRSTGIADTASFAPEAEFFLFDKVRYENSMRRSFYEVDSIEAPWNSGLDTEADGSANIGFKNKVKGGYFPLPPTDHYQDLRDDMVANLQQVGLILERSHHEVGGAGQQEINYRYNTLTRAADDLMKYKYVVHETAAMNGKAATFMPKPIAGDNGTGMHCHQSLWRSGSPLFYDEKGYGGLSDIARWYVGGLIAHSSSVLAFTNPTLNSYKRLVPGYEAPVNLVYSARNRSAAIRIPLAGTSPAAKRIEFRAPDPSCNPYLAFSAQLMAGIDGILNHTEPPEPIDKDLYELPPEEHDRIKQVPASLDEALDALEEDHDFLTEGDVFTEDLIETWLDLKRGEIDRSRLAPTPLEYELYFHI, from the coding sequence ATGACCGAGCTGAAGACGAAGGAAGATTGTCAGGCGCTCATCGATCAGGAGGGCGTGGAGTACGTTTCAATCTGCTTCACTGATTTGATAGGCGTGCTCCAGCACATCACGGTGCCGGCCAGCGAGTTCATCGACAACGCCTTCACCGATGGCATGGCTTTCGATGGCTCTTCGATCGCGGGCTTCCAGGCCATCAACGAATCGGACATGAAGCTGGTGCCCGACCCTGAGACCGCGTACATCGACCCCTTTCGCAAGCACAAGACCATGAACGTGGTCTTTTCGATCGTCGATCCGGTCACCGATGAGCCATACTCGCGCGACCCCAGGCAGACCGCCTCCAAGGCGGAGGCCTACCTCAGGTCCACCGGCATAGCGGACACCGCCTCCTTCGCCCCCGAAGCCGAGTTCTTCCTTTTCGACAAGGTGCGCTACGAGAACTCCATGCGCCGCTCCTTCTACGAGGTGGACTCCATCGAGGCCCCCTGGAACTCCGGTCTGGACACCGAGGCTGACGGCTCGGCCAACATCGGCTTCAAGAACAAGGTCAAGGGTGGCTACTTCCCCCTGCCACCCACCGACCACTACCAGGACCTGCGAGACGACATGGTCGCCAACCTCCAGCAAGTGGGGCTGATCCTGGAGCGTTCCCACCACGAGGTGGGCGGCGCCGGCCAGCAGGAGATCAACTACCGATACAACACGCTGACCCGCGCGGCCGACGACCTGATGAAGTACAAATACGTGGTTCACGAGACGGCGGCCATGAACGGCAAAGCCGCCACTTTCATGCCCAAGCCGATAGCCGGTGACAATGGCACCGGCATGCACTGCCACCAGTCCCTCTGGCGTTCCGGCTCCCCCCTCTTCTACGACGAGAAGGGCTACGGCGGCCTGTCCGACATCGCCCGTTGGTACGTGGGAGGGCTTATCGCCCACTCCTCCTCGGTGCTGGCCTTCACGAACCCCACCTTGAACTCTTACAAGCGCCTGGTGCCAGGCTACGAGGCCCCGGTCAACCTCGTCTATTCCGCCCGGAACCGTTCGGCGGCCATCAGGATCCCACTGGCCGGCACCTCGCCAGCGGCCAAGCGCATTGAATTCCGCGCCCCCGACCCCTCATGCAACCCCTACCTGGCCTTCTCCGCCCAGCTGATGGCTGGTATCGACGGCATCCTGAACCATACCGAGCCTCCGGAGCCGATTGACAAGGACCTGTATGAACTGCCTCCAGAGGAGCACGACCGAATCAAGCAGGTGCCTGCTTCCTTGGACGAAGCCCTGGACGCCTTGGAGGAGGACCACGACTTCCTGACCGAGGGTGACGTGTTCACCGAGGACCTGATTGAGACATGGTTGGATTTGAAGCGCGGCGAGATCGACCGGTCGCGTCTGGCCCCCACCCCACTGGAGTATGAGCTCTATTTCCACATTTAA
- a CDS encoding MFS transporter, producing the protein MRWLREFMSLPVYLRSMLIVDLVCSIGSGLVWAIELLFATHSLGASMSQAPLTVTCSAIGALIANPIVGWLSDKRSAWTAMYLTMALAITGSIAFCLSQTFAFALIASFISGLGVSQATAWTSILTHISSEADHSIVYGINQAEMNLGVGLGAALGGLIAANGSDMLYRLSFAGRALGFAFMVVALVILEHRYQLRALTASRMVRSEQVTLPNSSVPSSGSKSPAPGTGPLPQLLLTMGMLTMAALFMNIFGYSQIDAGLVTTIISDSQIPAWSLALVDVVNTSAVVIFNVILLPRLKSKNHVALLRAVPLCWAGAWLLVDFGLSRNTAASALLIACLGVSVFGMGEVLLGISQPVVAAKLGGPRFSGRLFGILNTAQAVGYIVGPALASLILRFHAPLPLLTICAIALLIFSMPWLMALRVSADPPVQDGAPTM; encoded by the coding sequence ATGCGCTGGCTGAGGGAATTCATGAGTCTGCCGGTCTACCTGCGCTCCATGCTCATCGTCGACCTGGTCTGCAGCATCGGTTCGGGCCTGGTTTGGGCCATCGAACTGCTGTTCGCCACCCATTCCCTGGGTGCGAGCATGAGCCAAGCTCCGCTGACCGTGACTTGCAGCGCCATCGGCGCCCTAATCGCCAACCCCATCGTCGGCTGGCTGTCCGATAAGCGCTCGGCCTGGACCGCCATGTACCTGACCATGGCCCTGGCCATCACCGGTTCGATCGCCTTCTGCCTCTCACAAACCTTCGCTTTCGCACTGATCGCCTCCTTCATCTCAGGCCTAGGCGTCAGCCAGGCGACGGCCTGGACGAGCATTCTGACCCACATCTCCAGCGAGGCCGACCACTCAATCGTCTACGGCATCAACCAGGCGGAGATGAACCTGGGTGTAGGTCTGGGCGCGGCCCTGGGCGGGCTGATAGCCGCCAACGGCTCGGACATGCTTTACAGGCTGAGCTTCGCCGGCCGAGCCCTCGGTTTCGCGTTCATGGTGGTGGCGCTGGTCATTTTGGAACACCGCTACCAGCTGCGCGCCTTGACCGCCAGCAGGATGGTGCGGTCGGAGCAAGTGACGCTGCCCAACTCATCCGTCCCGTCCAGCGGGTCCAAGTCCCCAGCCCCCGGAACGGGCCCCTTGCCCCAGCTCCTGCTGACGATGGGGATGCTGACCATGGCAGCCCTGTTCATGAATATTTTCGGCTACTCCCAGATCGACGCTGGACTGGTCACCACAATCATTTCGGATTCCCAAATACCGGCTTGGTCCCTGGCTTTGGTGGATGTTGTCAACACTTCGGCCGTGGTGATTTTCAACGTAATCCTCCTGCCCCGGCTCAAGAGCAAGAACCACGTCGCCCTCCTGCGCGCGGTCCCACTGTGCTGGGCTGGGGCCTGGCTCCTGGTCGACTTCGGACTGAGCCGGAACACCGCAGCCTCCGCCTTGCTCATCGCCTGCCTGGGTGTCTCGGTCTTCGGCATGGGTGAGGTCCTGCTAGGCATCTCCCAGCCCGTGGTGGCGGCCAAGCTGGGTGGCCCGCGCTTCAGCGGCCGTCTGTTCGGCATCCTCAACACCGCCCAGGCGGTCGGTTACATCGTAGGTCCCGCCCTCGCCTCATTGATCCTGCGCTTCCACGCCCCCTTGCCCTTGCTCACCATCTGCGCGATCGCCCTGCTGATTTTCTCCATGCCCTGGCTCATGGCCCTGCGCGTATCTGCCGATCCCCCCGTCCAGGACGGCGCGCCAACCATGTAA
- a CDS encoding ATP-binding cassette domain-containing protein: MTKTSWSRSWVAPARARPHCSRWFTAWTPPRPGQHRALHADFRGQERRQKGDALALLAKLGIDETTTKRKVLRMSGGEQQRVEIAWTLALCPDVIIADEPTGNLDKESERTIMGIPAGLAHQRSKCVLVVTHSQAVAAYADPYWRQHEDRLERKR, translated from the coding sequence TTGACGAAGACGAGCTGGTCCCGATCATGGGTCGCTCCGGCGCGGGCAAGACCACACTGCTCTCGCTGGTTTACGGCCTGGACACCGCCGCGCCCTGGACAACATCGTGCTCTCCATGCAGATTTCCGGGGTCAAGAGCGCCGACAAAAGGGCGATGCCCTAGCCCTGTTGGCCAAGCTGGGTATCGACGAGACCACTACCAAACGCAAGGTCCTGCGGATGTCGGGCGGTGAGCAGCAGCGGGTGGAAATCGCCTGGACCCTGGCCCTCTGCCCGGACGTGATCATTGCCGACGAGCCCACGGGGAACCTGGACAAGGAATCCGAACGGACCATCATGGGTATCCCGGCCGGGCTTGCCCACCAACGAAGCAAGTGCGTGCTGGTCGTGACCCACTCCCAGGCGGTGGCCGCCTATGCGGACCCATACTGGCGACAGCATGAGGATAGGCTGGAGCGCAAGCGCTGA